A genomic window from Megalobrama amblycephala isolate DHTTF-2021 linkage group LG2, ASM1881202v1, whole genome shotgun sequence includes:
- the dnal4b gene encoding dynein, axonemal, light chain 4b isoform X1, which yields MLLTLFGQCAMLNVMAETVDGKKDEADYKRLHSFPLIRHTDMSEEMRVETMELCVTACEKFATNNESAAKMIKESMDKKFGNSWHVVIGEGFGFEITHEVKNLLYMFFGGSLAVCVWKCS from the exons ATGTTATTAACGCTGTTTGGACAATGTGCCATG CTAAACGTCATGGCAGAGACAGTTGATGGCAAGAAGGACGAGGCAGACTATAAGAGACTACACAGCTTTCCTCTCATACGG CACACAGATATGTCTGAGGAGATGCGGGTGGAGACCATGGAGCTCTGCGTTACGGCGTGCGAGAAGTTTGCCACTAATAATGAG AGCGCTGCAAAAATGATTAAGGAGTCGATGGATAAGAAGTTTGGGAACTCTTGGCACGTGGTGATCGGCGAGGGCTTTGGTTTTGAAATTACGCACGAAGTGAAGAACCTTCTTTACATGTTCTTCGGTGGAAGTTTGGCGGTGTGCGTATGGAAGTGTTCCTAA
- the dnal4b gene encoding dynein, axonemal, light chain 4b isoform X2, translating into MAETVDGKKDEADYKRLHSFPLIRHTDMSEEMRVETMELCVTACEKFATNNESAAKMIKESMDKKFGNSWHVVIGEGFGFEITHEVKNLLYMFFGGSLAVCVWKCS; encoded by the exons ATGGCAGAGACAGTTGATGGCAAGAAGGACGAGGCAGACTATAAGAGACTACACAGCTTTCCTCTCATACGG CACACAGATATGTCTGAGGAGATGCGGGTGGAGACCATGGAGCTCTGCGTTACGGCGTGCGAGAAGTTTGCCACTAATAATGAG AGCGCTGCAAAAATGATTAAGGAGTCGATGGATAAGAAGTTTGGGAACTCTTGGCACGTGGTGATCGGCGAGGGCTTTGGTTTTGAAATTACGCACGAAGTGAAGAACCTTCTTTACATGTTCTTCGGTGGAAGTTTGGCGGTGTGCGTATGGAAGTGTTCCTAA